Proteins from a genomic interval of Chryseobacterium indologenes:
- a CDS encoding c-type cytochrome — protein sequence MKKLSKYPILLFLYCAAALFILAYCKNEKPQVVYEDLGSVKKEILNNNSVFEKQINELIGLVSKDADEKALQQKFQDLRKTYKKMEWAVEYFLPHSARFINGAALPEIEMDEHTEIEPEGLQVLEEMFYPYEKQNKEEVIRFLRKLINKSNTIATNFQVITVSKNQAFDALRQEVFRISSLGISGFDTPVSGTFLEEIPYSLSGVQHTLEQISTQQSKDKSLQAIVSEISSANAFLKKNTDKNTFDYVNFIPDHLNKITALLQEFKKQEQIQDVEVTTALNKNAATFFSKNAFNPNAFTPGEEFAYSDEKARLGHQLFNDKILSNNNNRSCATCHIPEKAFTDGLARSMSLENAELARNAPSLNYAGFQHGQFWDMRKDDLEGQSSDVISNKEEMHGNLNVILAKINQDKKYKEAFQKIYQTQKTEVWQLQNVLASYIRSLATFNSNFDDYMRGNKSAMTESQKRGFNLFVGKAQCAICHFLPLFNGTVPPTFKKTEQEVLGVAVKGDNRIFDRDPGRGKFHETVATLQHSFKTPTLRNINKTAPYMHNGGYRTLKEIMNFYNKGGGKGFGFAVENQTLSDTPLQLTDKEIDDIIDFMKALDDR from the coding sequence ATGAAGAAACTTTCAAAATATCCGATACTTCTGTTTTTATATTGTGCAGCCGCTCTTTTCATATTGGCTTATTGTAAGAATGAAAAACCTCAGGTTGTATATGAAGATCTAGGCTCTGTAAAAAAGGAAATCCTCAACAACAATTCCGTATTTGAAAAACAGATCAATGAATTGATTGGCCTGGTATCTAAAGATGCTGACGAAAAGGCCCTTCAGCAAAAATTTCAGGATCTCCGAAAAACCTACAAAAAAATGGAATGGGCCGTTGAATATTTCCTTCCTCATTCGGCAAGATTCATCAATGGCGCTGCCCTTCCTGAGATTGAAATGGATGAGCATACTGAAATAGAGCCTGAAGGTTTGCAGGTTTTGGAAGAAATGTTCTACCCCTATGAAAAACAGAATAAAGAGGAAGTAATCAGGTTTCTCAGAAAATTAATCAATAAAAGTAATACGATCGCTACGAATTTCCAGGTTATTACAGTAAGTAAAAACCAGGCTTTCGATGCTTTGAGACAGGAGGTTTTCAGAATTTCCAGTTTAGGAATTTCTGGCTTTGACACCCCTGTTTCCGGTACATTCTTAGAAGAAATCCCCTACTCTCTTAGCGGGGTACAACACACTTTAGAGCAGATTTCAACTCAGCAGTCAAAAGATAAATCTTTACAAGCCATTGTTTCAGAAATCAGCTCTGCCAATGCTTTTTTAAAGAAAAACACTGATAAAAACACCTTCGATTATGTGAATTTCATTCCCGATCATCTCAATAAAATTACAGCCTTACTTCAGGAATTTAAAAAACAGGAGCAGATTCAGGATGTAGAGGTGACCACTGCTCTGAATAAAAATGCGGCTACTTTTTTTTCTAAAAATGCGTTTAATCCTAATGCGTTTACTCCCGGAGAAGAATTTGCGTACTCGGATGAAAAAGCCCGTCTCGGACATCAGCTTTTTAATGATAAAATTCTCTCCAACAATAACAACAGAAGCTGTGCAACCTGTCATATTCCTGAGAAAGCATTCACAGATGGCCTGGCGAGATCAATGTCTCTTGAAAATGCAGAATTGGCAAGAAATGCTCCTTCCCTCAATTACGCGGGTTTTCAACACGGCCAGTTTTGGGATATGCGAAAAGATGACCTGGAGGGCCAAAGCTCTGATGTGATTTCCAATAAGGAGGAAATGCATGGTAACCTTAATGTAATTCTTGCTAAAATTAATCAGGATAAAAAGTATAAGGAAGCTTTCCAAAAAATCTATCAGACTCAAAAAACAGAAGTCTGGCAACTTCAGAATGTACTGGCAAGCTATATTCGTTCCCTGGCCACATTTAACTCAAATTTTGATGATTATATGAGAGGAAACAAATCGGCGATGACAGAAAGCCAGAAACGAGGTTTCAATCTTTTTGTCGGGAAAGCCCAGTGTGCTATATGCCATTTTCTTCCTTTATTCAACGGAACTGTTCCTCCTACCTTCAAAAAAACGGAGCAGGAAGTTCTTGGGGTAGCCGTCAAAGGGGATAATAGGATTTTTGACCGGGATCCCGGGCGAGGAAAATTTCATGAAACTGTAGCTACATTGCAGCATTCCTTTAAGACACCAACCCTCAGAAACATCAATAAAACGGCTCCCTATATGCATAATGGAGGTTACAGAACATTGAAAGAAATCATGAATTTTTATAACAAAGGCGGTGGTAAAGGTTTTGGATTTGCCGTAGAGAATCAGACCCTTTCAGATACTCCTTTACAGCTTACCGATAAAGAAATTGATGATATTATTGATTTTATGAAAGCGCTGGATGACAGATAA